From Proteiniborus sp. MB09-C3, the proteins below share one genomic window:
- a CDS encoding stage II sporulation protein M: MNIEQFIAKNSPLWTEFKNLTELIDKKGIKHLDSKQLKHYLYLFRQSSHQLAYARTHYPGSEVIPYINSLVANSHNHIYSVKKYDFSEVGSFFSFDLPYNIKKYKNYILIATAIFLFSFALSWLLVANNPQNAAYFMPKEMIEGVNWNMDASNQWDYPVMSSYIMTNNISVAFKAFVLGITLGIGTFYILFSNGALLGALTGLVYHNGNPIGYWSLILPHGILELTAIFIAGGAGFMLARSILIPREYSRRHSIIKGAKEAISLMLGVIIFLIIAGIIEGFFTPINISPVYKLIFAGLTLIMIIAYFAIPYLRANIKGLEG, translated from the coding sequence TTGAATATTGAACAATTTATTGCGAAAAATTCCCCATTGTGGACAGAATTTAAAAATCTTACTGAACTAATAGACAAAAAAGGTATTAAACATCTTGATTCTAAGCAGCTTAAACATTATCTATACCTTTTCCGGCAATCAAGTCATCAATTGGCTTATGCAAGGACCCACTACCCTGGCAGTGAAGTAATACCATATATTAATTCATTAGTTGCTAATTCACATAATCATATATATTCTGTTAAAAAATATGATTTTTCTGAGGTAGGTAGTTTTTTCAGCTTTGACCTTCCTTATAATATTAAGAAATATAAAAATTATATATTGATTGCTACAGCAATTTTCTTATTTAGCTTTGCTCTTAGCTGGCTGCTAGTAGCTAATAATCCTCAAAACGCGGCCTATTTTATGCCTAAAGAAATGATAGAAGGCGTTAATTGGAACATGGATGCATCTAATCAATGGGATTATCCAGTCATGTCGAGCTATATAATGACAAATAATATCTCCGTAGCCTTTAAGGCTTTTGTATTAGGCATTACTCTAGGTATAGGAACCTTTTATATTCTCTTCTCAAATGGTGCACTGCTAGGTGCTCTTACAGGCTTAGTATATCATAATGGGAACCCAATAGGATATTGGTCTTTAATACTACCTCATGGAATATTAGAGCTTACAGCCATTTTTATAGCTGGAGGTGCTGGATTCATGCTAGCTCGCTCTATTTTAATTCCAAGGGAATATTCTAGAAGGCATTCCATTATAAAGGGTGCTAAAGAAGCTATAAGCCTAATGCTGGGCGTAATAATCTTTCTTATAATTGCTGGAATTATTGAAGGCTTCTTTACTCCTATAAATATCTCTCCTGTTTATAAGCTAATATTTGCAGGTCTTACTTTGATAATGATCATTGCTTATTTTGCAATACCGTATTTAAGAGCAAATATCAAAGGTTTAGAAGGCTAA
- a CDS encoding ABC transporter permease, translating to MRKFKSLKILDKFSFLFEKMGVNYKVMRSILEIKLTMDERRVPVALGNTNNKDKDDNLFKKSLISYGIMGLFIMFFIIVPIPIYAGMSISFGMLMFMLLTTMIADFSSVLLDIKSKNILLSRPIDEKTYNMSKIVHIFIYMFTITVVMAGPSLIAGTIKHGILFFLIYFIELILIAGLVVFLTSLLYSLILKYFDGEKLKDIINYFQIILSIIMIVGYQLIGRMFNLIDVKIVANPKWWNFLIPPAWFAAPFEVFINSNYKGWYVYLSLVALIIPILSLLIHSKVVMPSFESNLLKLNSSGEKGSSSAERKQKLHKKIAGFFCFNKTERTFFRFSQNLLSNERKLKLKVYPTLAFAAVFPFLTLLNYVRRGTTFAEILSSLSQGKAYLGLYLSIFMLSSTVMLIELSENYKGAWIYKALPIESPEFIYKGAIKGYIFKYCVGILSFVSLIFLILYKFSIILDVVLMFINMMLIIAIMFKSGRKRLPFSENIDKIEKQNTGSFLLLLLIIGVTAGLHFLTRINTLIFYAYIVAALIATIIMWRKVFKVNWEAFN from the coding sequence ATGAGGAAGTTTAAATCTTTAAAAATTCTTGATAAATTTAGCTTTTTATTTGAAAAAATGGGAGTAAATTATAAGGTCATGCGTTCGATTCTGGAGATCAAGCTGACCATGGATGAAAGAAGAGTACCAGTGGCATTAGGAAATACTAATAATAAGGATAAAGATGACAACTTATTTAAAAAATCCTTGATTTCTTATGGAATAATGGGTTTATTCATAATGTTTTTCATAATTGTTCCTATTCCAATATATGCAGGTATGAGTATAAGCTTTGGAATGCTGATGTTTATGCTGCTAACCACAATGATAGCAGACTTTTCATCAGTTTTGCTGGATATCAAGAGTAAAAACATTCTTTTATCGAGGCCAATAGACGAGAAGACCTATAATATGTCAAAAATAGTTCATATATTCATATACATGTTTACAATTACAGTAGTAATGGCAGGACCTTCTCTAATTGCGGGAACCATAAAACATGGAATACTATTTTTCCTAATATATTTTATAGAGCTAATACTTATTGCTGGATTAGTAGTTTTCTTAACATCATTGCTATATAGCCTTATTCTTAAATATTTTGACGGTGAAAAGCTAAAGGATATTATAAATTATTTTCAAATAATCCTTTCCATAATAATGATTGTAGGATATCAGTTAATAGGGCGAATGTTTAACTTGATAGATGTAAAAATCGTTGCAAATCCTAAATGGTGGAATTTTTTGATTCCTCCTGCGTGGTTTGCAGCACCATTTGAAGTCTTTATAAACAGCAATTATAAAGGATGGTATGTGTACTTAAGCCTAGTGGCTCTAATAATACCTATACTTTCCTTATTAATTCATTCAAAAGTGGTAATGCCAAGTTTTGAAAGCAATCTTTTAAAGCTAAATAGCAGCGGTGAAAAAGGCAGCTCTTCTGCAGAGAGAAAACAAAAACTTCACAAAAAAATCGCAGGCTTCTTTTGCTTTAATAAAACAGAGAGAACTTTTTTTAGATTTTCACAAAACCTATTATCAAATGAGAGAAAGCTTAAGCTTAAGGTATATCCAACATTAGCTTTTGCTGCTGTTTTTCCCTTCTTAACCTTACTTAACTATGTTAGAAGAGGAACCACATTTGCAGAAATACTTTCTTCATTAAGTCAAGGGAAAGCATATCTTGGGTTATATCTAAGCATATTTATGTTAAGTAGCACTGTTATGCTCATAGAGTTAAGTGAGAATTATAAAGGAGCTTGGATATATAAAGCTTTACCAATAGAATCACCAGAATTTATCTACAAGGGAGCTATTAAGGGATATATTTTTAAATATTGCGTAGGTATTTTGTCATTTGTCAGTTTGATATTTCTAATTTTATATAAATTTAGTATAATACTTGATGTAGTGCTAATGTTTATCAATATGATGCTTATAATAGCCATAATGTTTAAAAGTGGGAGAAAAAGACTTCCCTTTAGTGAGAATATAGATAAAATAGAAAAGCAAAACACGGGCTCCTTCTTATTATTGCTGCTGATTATTGGAGTAACCGCTGGACTTCATTTTCTTACGAGGATCAATACATTAATATTTTATGCTTATATAGTAGCAGCGTTAATAGCTACAATAATTATGTGGAGAAAAGTTTTTAAGGTTAATTGGGAAGCATTTAATTAA
- a CDS encoding DUF58 domain-containing protein has translation MTITKRFILLIGLGIILTFIAYFFGLALTTFILYNIICFSLLIIDYMISPSPDSFEIERLNGEKLSLFENEKIGISVYNKSDKKIYAEIKDEVPDFHFDIQNSAIDKYIAPHGKEVFEYEIVPKKRGAFKFGKLHMRYDGQLKLCRKQFSSNIEKEYKVYPNLKDLRKHKLAAYNSLIYKDGRKRLRILGKGTEFESLREYVSGDEYRKINWNATARENKPIVNQYEPEKNQHVYVLIDAGRPMSYSIRGHSKLDIAINTGLILCDIVNQNGDQSGLMAFNTDIEAFIPPGKGSGHRNRLMEALYHIEHSKSTSNYEEAFYFFKEKERRRSLICLFTDFDTIEEAEDMIRVLPAILKNNIVIIVLINDEKLEKIVSKTVKKEEEAYIKSIAIEMLKDRKKLISLLNTKGIMCIECEPEKITSDVINKYIYAKNRMHF, from the coding sequence ATGACAATCACAAAGCGTTTCATACTACTAATAGGTCTTGGGATTATATTAACTTTTATTGCTTATTTCTTTGGCTTAGCACTAACTACATTTATACTATACAATATAATCTGCTTTTCCTTATTAATCATTGACTACATGATTTCACCTTCTCCAGATTCATTTGAAATAGAGAGATTAAACGGTGAAAAGCTATCTCTGTTTGAAAATGAAAAGATAGGGATAAGCGTATACAATAAAAGCGATAAAAAAATATATGCTGAAATAAAGGATGAAGTGCCTGATTTTCATTTTGACATTCAAAACTCAGCCATAGACAAATATATAGCTCCCCATGGAAAAGAAGTATTTGAATATGAGATTGTACCTAAAAAAAGAGGAGCATTTAAATTTGGTAAACTCCATATGAGATATGATGGGCAGCTTAAGCTGTGTAGGAAACAGTTCAGCTCAAATATAGAAAAAGAATATAAGGTATATCCGAATCTTAAGGATCTAAGAAAGCATAAGTTAGCAGCTTATAACAGTTTAATATATAAAGATGGTAGAAAGAGGCTTAGAATTTTAGGTAAAGGTACTGAGTTTGAAAGTCTAAGGGAGTACGTTTCTGGAGACGAATATAGGAAAATCAACTGGAATGCTACTGCGAGAGAAAATAAACCTATAGTAAATCAGTACGAGCCTGAAAAAAATCAGCATGTATATGTGCTAATAGATGCTGGAAGGCCTATGAGCTATTCTATAAGAGGCCACAGCAAACTTGACATTGCCATCAACACAGGACTTATTCTATGTGATATAGTAAATCAAAATGGTGATCAATCAGGTCTAATGGCGTTTAACACAGACATAGAGGCTTTCATTCCTCCAGGAAAGGGGAGCGGCCATAGAAATAGGCTCATGGAGGCACTCTACCATATAGAGCATAGTAAATCTACATCTAATTATGAGGAAGCCTTTTACTTTTTTAAAGAAAAAGAAAGGCGAAGAAGCCTGATATGTTTGTTTACAGACTTTGATACTATAGAAGAAGCTGAGGATATGATTAGAGTTCTTCCAGCAATATTAAAAAACAATATAGTAATTATAGTACTTATCAATGATGAGAAGCTTGAAAAGATTGTCTCAAAAACTGTGAAAAAGGAAGAGGAGGCATATATAAAATCTATTGCTATTGAAATGCTTAAGGATAGGAAAAAATTGATAAGTCTTCTTAATACTAAAGGGATAATGTGTATTGAATGTGAGCCCGAAAAGATTACATCTGATGTGATAAATAAATATATATATGCAAAAAATCGGATGCACTTCTAG
- a CDS encoding lactate utilization protein: MDKNTMFVIDERVKRTIANLEKNDMNGYYVQTEEEALEKVKELISEGDTVSVGGSMTLFETGVIELLRSGKYQFLDRYKEGLSPSEIKEVFRKSFFADAYFTGTNAITENGELYNVDGTGNRVAAMLYGPEKVIVIAGRNKIVKDLDQAILRVKETAAPANNVRLNKNNPCTKTGYCMDCKQESRICNEYTVIKRQSDKNRIHVIIINKELGY, from the coding sequence ATGGATAAAAATACAATGTTTGTTATTGATGAAAGAGTTAAAAGGACCATTGCAAATTTAGAAAAAAATGACATGAACGGATATTATGTCCAAACAGAAGAAGAGGCTCTTGAAAAAGTGAAGGAGCTAATATCAGAAGGAGATACAGTATCTGTTGGTGGTTCAATGACACTCTTTGAAACAGGTGTTATTGAGTTGCTTAGAAGTGGTAAATACCAATTTCTTGATAGATACAAGGAGGGTCTAAGCCCTTCTGAAATAAAAGAAGTATTTAGGAAGAGCTTTTTTGCAGATGCATATTTTACGGGAACAAATGCAATTACTGAAAATGGTGAGCTCTATAATGTAGATGGCACTGGTAATAGAGTAGCAGCCATGTTATATGGACCAGAAAAAGTAATAGTAATAGCAGGCAGAAATAAAATAGTAAAGGATTTAGACCAAGCTATCCTAAGGGTTAAGGAGACAGCTGCTCCTGCAAATAATGTAAGACTCAATAAGAATAATCCTTGTACTAAGACCGGATATTGTATGGACTGCAAGCAGGAAAGCAGAATATGCAATGAATACACAGTAATCAAAAGACAAAGCGATAAAAATAGGATTCATGTAATCATTATCAATAAAGAATTAGGATATTAA
- the guaD gene encoding guanine deaminase — MNQKLKEDSIKIYKGHVIFTESPERFNTVENGFIIVENNIVKKVVSKIPDEYKNISVKDFGNRIIIPGFVDLHLHAPQFPNAGLGLDKELLPWLEEYTFPEEAKYKDTGYAKKVYSRVVEELWKNGTTRAVIFASVHKEATALLFDLLVKAGLGAYVGKVNMDRNCPDIIIEDTQQSLKDTREYLETHVNKSEHVKPIITPRFVPTCSAGILEELGKMANEFDVPIQSHLSENMGEVEWVKELHPEHGNYADVYDCYSLFGQKPTIMAHCIYNTEEEVILMRNNEVYAAHCPYSNLNLSSGIMPVRHFLDKGVNVGLGSDISGGHKMSIPSVMAIAAQISKIKWLETNKELAPLTTSEVFYLGTKGGGKFFGKVGSFEEGYEFDALVIDDSSFLGDNLTLEERLQRFIYLGDDRNIVERYVAGNRIEKPSF; from the coding sequence ATGAACCAAAAGCTAAAGGAAGACAGTATTAAAATCTATAAAGGACATGTAATCTTTACAGAATCACCTGAGAGATTCAATACAGTGGAAAATGGTTTCATAATCGTTGAAAATAACATAGTGAAGAAGGTAGTATCGAAAATACCTGATGAATATAAAAACATTTCAGTTAAAGATTTTGGCAATAGAATAATCATTCCTGGATTTGTTGATCTACATTTGCATGCGCCGCAATTTCCTAACGCTGGATTAGGCCTTGATAAAGAGCTGCTTCCTTGGCTTGAAGAATACACTTTCCCAGAAGAAGCAAAGTACAAGGATACAGGCTATGCAAAAAAGGTTTATTCCCGAGTTGTAGAGGAGCTTTGGAAAAATGGAACTACGCGTGCAGTTATCTTTGCAAGTGTTCATAAGGAAGCCACAGCCCTATTATTTGATTTACTTGTAAAAGCAGGACTAGGTGCTTATGTAGGTAAAGTAAATATGGACAGAAATTGTCCTGATATCATAATAGAGGATACTCAGCAATCATTAAAAGATACAAGAGAATACTTAGAGACACATGTAAATAAATCAGAGCATGTTAAACCAATTATCACTCCTAGATTTGTACCTACTTGCTCTGCAGGAATACTCGAAGAACTTGGTAAAATGGCAAATGAATTTGATGTACCTATACAGTCCCACCTTTCTGAAAACATGGGTGAGGTTGAATGGGTTAAAGAGCTGCATCCAGAGCATGGAAATTATGCAGATGTATATGACTGTTATAGTCTGTTTGGTCAAAAGCCTACTATAATGGCTCACTGTATATACAATACTGAAGAAGAAGTTATCCTAATGAGGAATAATGAGGTTTATGCTGCACATTGTCCATATTCTAATTTAAATCTGTCTAGTGGAATAATGCCTGTTAGACACTTTCTTGATAAAGGTGTAAATGTTGGGTTAGGCTCAGATATAAGTGGTGGACATAAAATGTCTATTCCAAGTGTAATGGCAATTGCTGCTCAAATTTCTAAAATTAAATGGCTCGAAACTAACAAGGAGCTTGCCCCTCTCACAACCTCAGAGGTATTCTATCTAGGTACTAAGGGTGGAGGCAAATTCTTTGGTAAAGTAGGAAGCTTTGAAGAGGGATACGAGTTTGATGCTCTTGTAATAGATGATTCTAGCTTTCTTGGTGATAACCTAACTCTTGAGGAACGTCTACAAAGATTCATTTATCTAGGCGATGATAGGAATATAGTTGAAAGATATGTAGCTGGAAATAGGATAGAGAAGCCAAGCTTTTAA
- a CDS encoding MoxR family ATPase — protein MERAEKGYTKYIVDKIKNEIAKVIVEQEEMLKFCMVGLFCGGHVLLEGVPGLAKTLMVRTLAKTMSVDFKRIQFTPDLMPSDVTGTKIFNMQTREFELKKGPIFTNFLLADEINRTPPKTQAGLLEAMEEQAVTIDGENIHLPSPYMVFATQNPLEYEGTYPLPEALLDRFLMKILIDYPSSQAEKAVLERYHEGFNSIDLDNSGVEAVCSGEDILRCREEIKKVQVDNSIFDYIIQIVRETRSYSSIEVGSSPRGSIALLQSAKAYAVIEGRDYVIPEDIKTVAYPVLRHRIALRPELTIEGIKEDKIIDNILIQIKVPR, from the coding sequence TTGGAAAGAGCAGAAAAAGGATATACAAAGTATATAGTAGATAAAATTAAAAATGAAATAGCCAAGGTAATAGTTGAGCAGGAAGAAATGCTTAAATTTTGTATGGTTGGGCTTTTTTGTGGAGGTCACGTACTTTTAGAGGGAGTACCAGGCCTTGCAAAAACTCTAATGGTTAGGACACTGGCTAAGACAATGAGTGTAGATTTTAAAAGAATCCAGTTTACACCGGATTTAATGCCTTCTGATGTTACAGGAACTAAGATATTCAACATGCAGACTAGGGAATTTGAGCTAAAGAAGGGACCTATATTTACTAATTTTCTACTGGCTGATGAAATCAATCGTACTCCTCCAAAGACACAGGCAGGTCTATTAGAAGCCATGGAGGAGCAGGCAGTGACAATAGATGGAGAAAATATTCACCTACCATCCCCGTATATGGTTTTCGCTACACAAAACCCACTGGAATATGAGGGAACCTATCCACTGCCAGAGGCATTACTGGATAGATTTTTAATGAAGATTTTAATAGACTACCCGTCTTCTCAGGCTGAAAAAGCAGTATTAGAAAGATATCATGAAGGCTTTAATAGCATAGATTTAGATAACTCGGGAGTAGAGGCAGTTTGCAGCGGAGAGGATATATTAAGATGCAGGGAAGAAATCAAAAAGGTCCAAGTAGACAATAGTATTTTTGACTATATAATACAAATTGTCAGAGAAACTAGAAGCTATTCCTCTATTGAAGTGGGAAGTAGTCCAAGAGGCTCTATTGCATTATTACAGTCTGCGAAGGCCTATGCAGTAATAGAAGGAAGAGATTATGTGATACCTGAAGATATAAAGACAGTAGCATACCCTGTACTTAGGCATCGTATAGCCCTAAGACCAGAGCTTACTATCGAGGGAATAAAGGAAGATAAGATTATAGATAATATTTTAATACAAATTAAGGTGCCAAGATAA
- a CDS encoding ATP-binding protein: MSKLAGKGCETVIPSSDRKPLEEIERSIIKKYRKQIWSKFIKAVKDYSLVNEGDRVAVAISGGKDSLLMAKLFQELKMHGNVQFEVEYIAMDPGYHSDIKELLIENCKYLNIPIHIFESGIFEIADKMAQDYPCYMCARMRRGALYNKTKELGCNKLALGHHFNDVIETTLLNVLYAGNFKTMLPKLKAANFEGIELIRPLYYIEEASIRRFIEYSGIWPLNCACMVAAERIGNKRYEIKDLIEELKKNFANVDKSIFKAAENVNMNSILGWEKDGEKHSYLDFFE; encoded by the coding sequence ATGAGTAAATTAGCTGGAAAAGGCTGTGAGACAGTAATACCGTCTTCAGATAGAAAACCATTAGAAGAGATAGAAAGAAGTATAATAAAAAAATATAGAAAGCAAATATGGTCAAAGTTCATTAAAGCCGTAAAGGATTATAGCTTAGTAAATGAAGGAGATAGAGTTGCAGTTGCCATATCTGGAGGAAAGGACAGCCTTCTAATGGCAAAGCTGTTTCAAGAGCTTAAAATGCATGGAAATGTTCAATTTGAAGTGGAATATATAGCAATGGATCCAGGCTATCATTCTGACATTAAGGAGCTTTTAATAGAGAATTGTAAGTATTTAAATATACCTATTCATATTTTTGAATCTGGCATATTTGAAATAGCCGACAAAATGGCACAGGACTATCCTTGCTATATGTGTGCAAGGATGAGAAGGGGAGCATTATATAATAAGACTAAGGAATTAGGCTGCAATAAACTAGCACTAGGGCATCACTTTAATGATGTAATAGAAACCACATTACTGAATGTACTATATGCAGGTAATTTTAAGACTATGCTTCCAAAGCTTAAGGCAGCCAATTTTGAGGGTATAGAGCTTATCAGGCCGCTGTACTATATTGAAGAAGCTAGTATTAGACGCTTCATCGAATATAGCGGTATCTGGCCTTTAAATTGCGCATGTATGGTAGCTGCTGAGAGGATAGGAAATAAACGATATGAGATTAAGGATTTAATAGAAGAGCTTAAAAAGAATTTTGCTAATGTAGATAAGTCTATATTCAAGGCAGCAGAAAATGTAAACATGAACTCCATACTAGGCTGGGAAAAAGATGGAGAAAAACATTCATATTTAGATTTTTTTGAGTAA
- a CDS encoding ABC transporter ATP-binding protein: MDKEPIITIKDLRMNYGDGEDILKGINLEVYPGQIIGYIGPNGAGKSTTVKILLGIINQYRGEVKIFGNNILEDRVEYKKRIGYVPETAEIYENLTAHEYLTFLGEIYDMDNEKVNEKAQRLMELFGIKEHYYSRISSYSKGMKQKLLIIASMIHNPDILFLDEPLGGLDANSVMIFKEVLALLAEQGKTIFYSSHIMEIVEKISDRILLINNGQIVADGTFEELKEKSMEGSLEQIFNQLTGFTKHKEIANEFVSLLEEV, from the coding sequence ATGGATAAAGAGCCTATTATAACAATAAAAGATTTAAGAATGAATTATGGAGATGGTGAAGATATTTTGAAAGGGATAAATCTAGAGGTTTATCCAGGACAGATAATAGGATATATAGGTCCCAATGGAGCAGGAAAAAGTACAACAGTTAAAATACTACTGGGGATAATAAATCAATATAGAGGAGAAGTAAAAATATTTGGAAATAATATATTAGAGGATAGAGTGGAGTATAAAAAAAGAATTGGTTATGTTCCTGAAACAGCAGAAATATATGAAAATCTAACTGCTCATGAATATTTGACATTTCTAGGAGAAATATATGATATGGATAATGAAAAGGTAAATGAAAAGGCACAAAGGCTTATGGAGCTGTTTGGGATAAAAGAGCATTATTATTCCAGAATATCTTCCTATTCAAAAGGAATGAAACAAAAGCTATTGATAATTGCCAGCATGATTCACAACCCAGATATATTATTTTTAGATGAACCTTTAGGTGGACTTGATGCTAACAGCGTTATGATATTTAAAGAGGTTCTGGCATTATTAGCTGAGCAGGGTAAAACCATATTCTATTCATCTCATATCATGGAGATAGTAGAAAAGATAAGCGATAGAATACTCCTTATAAATAATGGGCAAATAGTTGCAGATGGTACTTTTGAGGAATTGAAGGAAAAGAGCATGGAAGGCTCTCTTGAGCAGATATTTAATCAGCTTACTGGATTTACTAAGCACAAAGAAATAGCTAATGAGTTTGTATCTCTTCTAGAGGAGGTATAA
- a CDS encoding glycerophosphoryl diester phosphodiesterase membrane domain-containing protein yields the protein MNDERYGAMTVTQMLDRSVYLHKKNIGASALYLFVMSILILVIGFIFSFIILLPFGVMTVLNNNTFELGFFISIFMFALIIAVLYYSLDAIRQSGIIAIGSNSFLGKKVDVSDAIMSAFKNILRVLSVVVAGGLMFSPVFLICGGAITSLLLNYKYGTWGLNAVIILISIIFIAAFIYFMTVHAFSVQIAIIEKAYFFKALKKSRKLVKGRFWKILGCFISATLSVLFINLSIYAVFALIGGIIYAVLGSSNLNDDLSAVLLMLGNIVRTPLQILVSLFVSPIIGIFMTILYYNMRFEKEGYDIELNISRLKNLQ from the coding sequence ATGAATGATGAAAGATATGGAGCTATGACTGTTACCCAGATGCTAGATAGGTCTGTTTATTTGCATAAGAAAAATATAGGTGCATCTGCCCTGTATTTATTTGTTATGAGTATATTAATTTTAGTAATTGGATTTATTTTTTCTTTCATAATTTTATTGCCCTTTGGTGTTATGACGGTGCTGAATAATAACACATTTGAATTAGGATTTTTTATATCGATTTTTATGTTTGCATTAATCATAGCAGTACTATATTATTCCTTAGATGCAATTAGACAGAGCGGAATTATAGCCATAGGTTCAAATAGCTTTTTAGGTAAAAAAGTAGATGTGTCTGATGCTATTATGAGCGCTTTCAAAAATATTCTTAGGGTATTAAGTGTTGTAGTAGCTGGAGGCTTAATGTTTTCACCTGTTTTTTTAATCTGTGGAGGAGCTATTACTTCACTTTTATTGAATTATAAATATGGTACATGGGGACTTAATGCTGTAATTATTCTAATATCAATCATATTCATAGCTGCATTTATTTATTTTATGACAGTTCATGCATTTTCTGTTCAGATAGCAATTATTGAGAAAGCTTATTTTTTCAAGGCATTAAAAAAGAGCAGGAAGCTTGTAAAGGGCAGGTTCTGGAAGATTCTTGGCTGCTTTATATCAGCTACTCTATCTGTATTATTTATAAACCTTTCAATTTACGCTGTTTTTGCATTAATTGGCGGAATAATCTATGCTGTATTAGGGTCTTCAAATCTTAATGACGATTTGTCAGCCGTACTCTTAATGCTAGGAAACATAGTGAGAACACCGCTTCAGATACTAGTCTCTCTTTTTGTATCTCCTATAATTGGGATTTTTATGACAATCTTATACTATAACATGCGCTTTGAGAAAGAAGGCTATGATATAGAGCTTAATATTTCAAGACTTAAAAATTTGCAGTGA
- a CDS encoding RDD family protein — protein sequence MKTIKVTTPENIEVEYTLAALGSRTAAAGIDVLIQMVLIGAILITVLLMGLTPAELYDRYKSWVIAISLLLIFIINYGYFIIFEMIMNGKTPGKKIFGLRTIRTNGQPIAFKHSVIRNLFRIIVDIYGVGVILIFFTESHKRLGDYLASTIVVAEEKREAIYDIKLENEKVNYKYSLSHEEYQLLREYFKRRDSLGEKSNRIEKELGEYFVDKYKIEWPDYSYNKLLVELLNGIV from the coding sequence ATGAAAACCATTAAAGTCACTACACCAGAGAATATAGAAGTGGAGTATACACTTGCGGCATTGGGCTCACGTACTGCTGCTGCTGGTATTGATGTTTTAATTCAGATGGTTTTAATAGGAGCAATATTGATTACAGTGCTACTTATGGGACTTACGCCAGCTGAGCTTTATGATAGATACAAAAGCTGGGTAATAGCAATATCCTTGCTTTTAATATTCATAATTAACTATGGATATTTCATAATCTTTGAGATGATTATGAATGGAAAAACACCTGGGAAAAAGATATTTGGTCTGCGTACCATAAGGACTAACGGGCAGCCCATAGCATTTAAGCACTCGGTTATAAGAAATTTATTTCGCATTATAGTAGATATATATGGTGTAGGTGTAATATTAATCTTCTTTACAGAGTCTCATAAAAGATTAGGGGATTATCTAGCATCTACCATAGTAGTTGCAGAAGAAAAAAGAGAAGCCATATATGATATTAAGCTAGAAAATGAAAAAGTGAATTATAAGTATTCTCTATCTCATGAAGAATACCAGCTTCTAAGAGAATATTTCAAAAGAAGGGATTCTCTAGGAGAAAAGAGTAATAGAATAGAAAAAGAACTGGGAGAATACTTTGTAGATAAATATAAAATTGAGTGGCCTGACTACAGCTATAATAAGCTGTTGGTTGAATTACTTAATGGAATTGTGTAA